The following are from one region of the Gemmatimonadaceae bacterium genome:
- the rpsF gene encoding 30S ribosomal protein S6 produces the protein MSRNYEAVYIFDSTLEDAAINDKITRFHGLLGAPEQPEVNHWGRRQLAYSIGPRENGYYVVSRFAAEPRALPEYERALRLDDGLIRYLITVHEHEVGAPAMSEEEIALAAARRDDDDDDED, from the coding sequence ATGTCTCGGAACTACGAGGCGGTCTACATCTTCGACTCCACGCTCGAGGATGCCGCCATCAACGACAAAATCACACGCTTCCACGGATTGCTCGGCGCGCCCGAGCAGCCGGAAGTGAACCACTGGGGCCGCCGGCAGCTCGCCTATTCAATCGGCCCCCGCGAGAACGGCTATTACGTCGTTTCCCGCTTCGCCGCCGAGCCTCGTGCCCTTCCGGAGTACGAGCGCGCACTGCGCCTCGATGACGGCCTCATCCGCTATCTCATTACCGTGCACGAGCACGAAGTCGGCGCTCCGGCGATGAGTGAGGAAGAGATCGCCCTCGCTGCGGCGCGGCGCGACGATGACGACGACGACGAGGACTAG
- the rpsR gene encoding 30S ribosomal protein S18: protein MRRPQKSCPFCEGRVRWIDYKDDRTLGRFITDQGKILPSRLSGTCARHQRQLSTAIKRARYLALIPYLKGHTA, encoded by the coding sequence ATGCGACGACCACAAAAAAGCTGTCCCTTCTGCGAAGGACGCGTCCGCTGGATCGACTACAAGGACGACCGGACACTCGGACGCTTCATCACCGATCAGGGGAAGATTCTCCCGAGCCGGCTCAGCGGGACGTGCGCCCGTCATCAGCGTCAGCTGTCGACAGCGATCAAGCGCGCCCGGTACCTCGCCCTGATACCGTACCTGAAGGGGCATACCGCGTAG
- the rplI gene encoding 50S ribosomal protein L9: MEVILRQAVEKLGHPGDIVKVSAGYARNYLLPRGVAYEATPGNKKRIERERQRLEAAEDSRRTSAQGLAEKLEQVSVTFSARVGEEGKLFGSVTTADIAQQLGEQGYEIEKRQIDLKEPIKALGVYRVPIRLHADVHPEIKVWVIKQ; encoded by the coding sequence ATGGAAGTCATTCTCCGCCAGGCAGTCGAGAAGCTCGGCCATCCCGGCGACATCGTGAAGGTCTCAGCGGGATACGCGCGCAACTATCTCCTTCCGCGCGGCGTTGCGTACGAAGCGACTCCGGGCAACAAGAAACGCATCGAGCGCGAGCGCCAGCGCCTCGAGGCTGCGGAAGACTCGCGACGCACCTCGGCACAGGGACTTGCCGAGAAGCTCGAGCAGGTGTCCGTCACCTTCTCCGCGCGCGTCGGTGAGGAAGGCAAGCTGTTCGGGTCGGTCACGACAGCCGACATCGCCCAGCAGCTGGGCGAGCAGGGTTACGAGATCGAGAAGCGCCAGATCGATCTCAAGGAGCCCATCAAGGCACTTGGCGTGTACCGTGTTCCGATCCGCCTGCACGCTGACGTACACCCCGAGATAAAGGTGTGGGTCATCAAGCAGTAG
- the rsfS gene encoding ribosome silencing factor, translating to MATSLSPATPAREPAFAPKLAATLCQDMKANDVVLLNLQGVTDMTDYFVIASGTSDTHVRAIGEHLIAVLKKEGIRVHHTEGLQQGRWVLLDFVDFVVHIFHPTLRSFYQIERLWSDADVVATD from the coding sequence ATGGCGACCTCGTTATCCCCCGCAACACCCGCGCGCGAACCAGCGTTCGCACCGAAGCTCGCCGCAACACTATGCCAGGACATGAAAGCCAACGACGTCGTACTGCTGAACCTTCAGGGCGTCACAGACATGACGGACTACTTCGTAATCGCGAGTGGCACGTCCGATACACACGTCCGGGCCATAGGGGAGCATCTGATTGCGGTGTTAAAGAAAGAGGGGATACGCGTGCACCATACGGAAGGGCTTCAGCAGGGACGATGGGTACTGCTCGATTTTGTGGATTTCGTCGTTCACATCTTCCACCCCACTCTCCGGTCGTTCTACCAGATCGAACGGCTTTGGAGCGACGCGGATGTTGTGGCAACCGACTAA
- a CDS encoding BamA/TamA family outer membrane protein, with protein sequence MRVLRGILAAIALTAASQADGQQYFGMNQVQYKHFNWRVLETEHFTVHYYPEERKAVMAAARMAERSYARLSRILGHQFREKKPIILFASRADFGQNNVTGDLGEGVGGVTESARHRLIMPFTGDLGSFEQVLAHELVHEFQYDVISRGRAGGNAQGMERLDPPLWFMEGMAEYLSIGPNHPLTAGWLRDAAVTGKIPTIEQMTERPDQYFPYRYGESLWQYIGERWGDQAIGEILRSAMSAGIARAFQRELGMSLADLSSAWREAVQSQYLPAAAAFQRPRTFAEPLLTRRRSGGEIFLAPVLSNDGNYIAFLSNGNWKKGEVFIDLWLGNARTGERVKRLVKSTTDPNFEELRLLYSQSAFSNDGKTLAFTAQREGKDVLYLLDIPSRDVRKRLDLPVDAVTGPSWSPDDKQIVFSGTRGGITDLFIVDADGKNLRALTNDINGDLQPSWSPDGRYIAFATDRGPQTDLERLQIAKWQIGLYDLQTRQTEVLPEQAGLNLNPAWAPGGASVAFISDRTGVANVFLFDLTDRKHYQLTNVLGGVSAITEYSPALTWARGADRMAFTYYENGDYTVWAVDNPRKLKTVAFQTRPATGTGLVMAPVPVPTTVTVTPSAVDTVARAGQAGSVYRAPTGARPSSSLSTVETRMRDTTITSVATLNANYDFALPDTTRFKDYPYRVGFKPDYIAQPEIGYGTGNQYGLSGFNGGTTIVLSDLLGNNQIALSASLYGQLSDASLFAAYANLSRRWQYTVAAYQQPIYLPQTEGAELLRLNDRDRYLIPYTRYVLRNGSFTTQYPFNRFSRFEAGVQFNSISRSLIGLTYDCFINGCTAPEINTISSEPAFNFLSPSAAYVSDNSLLGLTGPIMGRRYRFQITPSVGNLRWVEYLADYRRYDPIVFNTLTIASRFLTSASVGRDESAFPKYIGRPEFVRGYDKSNFTGFECTSFIGGSSTCNTVQLVGSRVAVANLEVRFPLIRRFDLGSLPVGLPPVEGLLFFDAGMAWNARQSVSLTRPDNYDFTLQRYPLRSFGAGIRVNLFNIAILKWDYAKPLDVEGRKANWTFSVGPSF encoded by the coding sequence ATGAGAGTGTTACGTGGAATTCTGGCGGCGATAGCGTTGACCGCGGCATCCCAGGCCGACGGGCAACAGTACTTCGGGATGAATCAGGTCCAGTACAAGCATTTCAACTGGCGCGTGCTGGAGACCGAGCATTTCACGGTTCACTACTATCCGGAGGAAAGAAAGGCGGTGATGGCGGCCGCGCGGATGGCGGAGCGATCGTACGCCCGCCTGTCACGTATACTCGGTCACCAGTTCCGCGAAAAGAAGCCGATCATTCTTTTTGCGTCGCGTGCGGATTTCGGTCAGAACAATGTGACGGGCGACCTCGGCGAGGGCGTGGGCGGAGTCACCGAGTCGGCGCGGCATCGTCTTATCATGCCCTTCACGGGCGACCTCGGAAGCTTCGAGCAGGTGCTGGCGCACGAGCTGGTGCACGAATTCCAGTACGATGTGATCTCACGCGGGCGGGCGGGCGGCAACGCGCAGGGAATGGAGCGGCTCGATCCGCCGCTCTGGTTCATGGAAGGAATGGCGGAGTACCTCTCGATTGGCCCGAACCACCCGCTGACAGCCGGCTGGCTCCGCGACGCCGCGGTGACGGGAAAGATCCCGACTATCGAGCAGATGACGGAGCGTCCCGATCAGTACTTCCCCTACCGCTACGGAGAATCGCTCTGGCAGTACATCGGCGAGCGCTGGGGCGACCAGGCGATTGGAGAGATACTGCGCAGCGCAATGAGCGCCGGAATTGCGCGCGCTTTTCAGCGCGAGCTCGGAATGTCACTGGCAGATCTGAGCAGCGCGTGGCGCGAAGCCGTGCAGTCGCAGTACCTGCCCGCCGCGGCTGCGTTTCAGCGACCGCGCACATTCGCGGAGCCGCTCCTCACAAGAAGGCGGTCGGGCGGAGAGATCTTCCTCGCCCCGGTTCTCTCGAACGACGGCAACTATATCGCGTTCCTGTCCAACGGCAACTGGAAGAAGGGCGAAGTCTTCATCGATCTGTGGCTGGGAAATGCCCGCACGGGCGAGCGCGTGAAGCGGCTGGTGAAGAGCACGACTGATCCGAATTTCGAAGAGCTCCGGCTTCTCTACTCGCAGAGTGCGTTCTCGAACGACGGAAAAACGCTCGCCTTCACTGCTCAGCGCGAGGGCAAGGATGTTCTGTATCTGCTCGACATTCCGAGTCGTGACGTTCGAAAGCGGCTGGACCTCCCTGTCGACGCGGTGACGGGGCCGTCCTGGTCCCCGGACGACAAGCAGATCGTTTTCAGTGGAACGCGCGGCGGGATCACCGATTTATTCATCGTCGACGCAGACGGCAAAAATCTTCGTGCGCTCACTAACGACATCAACGGTGATCTGCAGCCCAGCTGGTCTCCCGACGGCAGGTATATCGCCTTTGCCACGGACCGCGGGCCGCAGACGGATCTCGAGCGACTTCAGATTGCCAAGTGGCAGATAGGTCTCTACGATCTGCAGACCCGTCAGACTGAAGTATTGCCCGAGCAGGCAGGCCTGAATCTGAATCCGGCGTGGGCTCCCGGAGGTGCGTCCGTAGCGTTCATCTCGGATCGTACAGGAGTCGCGAACGTCTTCCTGTTCGATCTCACCGACAGGAAACACTACCAGCTGACGAATGTGCTCGGCGGGGTGTCGGCCATCACCGAGTACAGTCCCGCGCTGACATGGGCACGCGGTGCCGACCGAATGGCCTTCACATACTATGAGAACGGCGACTATACGGTCTGGGCGGTCGATAATCCGCGCAAGCTCAAGACAGTTGCGTTCCAGACGAGGCCGGCGACCGGTACCGGACTCGTAATGGCCCCAGTGCCTGTCCCGACGACCGTAACAGTCACGCCGTCGGCCGTCGATACGGTCGCTCGCGCGGGGCAGGCGGGCTCGGTGTACCGCGCTCCTACAGGCGCGAGACCTTCCAGCAGTTTGTCGACGGTCGAGACGCGAATGCGGGACACAACCATTACAAGCGTCGCGACACTGAATGCGAATTACGATTTCGCGCTTCCCGATACGACGAGGTTCAAGGACTACCCCTATCGCGTCGGGTTCAAGCCGGATTACATCGCGCAGCCGGAGATCGGGTACGGCACGGGAAATCAGTACGGGTTGAGCGGGTTCAACGGCGGGACGACGATCGTTCTCAGCGATCTCCTCGGCAACAACCAGATCGCGCTCTCCGCCTCGCTTTATGGACAGCTGAGCGATGCGAGCCTGTTCGCTGCCTACGCGAATCTGAGCCGCAGGTGGCAATACACGGTCGCTGCGTACCAGCAGCCGATCTATCTGCCGCAGACCGAAGGCGCGGAGCTGCTGCGTCTCAACGATCGCGACCGGTATCTGATTCCGTATACGCGCTACGTTCTTCGCAACGGCTCGTTCACAACGCAGTATCCGTTCAATCGGTTCTCGCGGTTCGAGGCGGGCGTTCAATTCAACAGCATCTCGCGCTCGCTCATCGGGCTCACCTACGACTGCTTCATCAACGGCTGCACGGCTCCCGAGATCAACACCATCAGCTCGGAGCCGGCGTTCAACTTCCTTTCGCCATCCGCCGCGTACGTGTCCGACAATTCGCTGCTCGGTCTGACCGGGCCGATAATGGGCAGGCGCTATCGGTTCCAGATAACGCCGTCGGTGGGGAACCTCCGCTGGGTGGAGTATCTCGCGGATTATCGGCGCTACGACCCGATTGTCTTCAACACTCTGACAATCGCGTCGCGATTCCTGACGAGTGCATCGGTTGGGAGAGACGAATCGGCGTTCCCGAAGTACATCGGTCGGCCTGAGTTCGTTAGGGGCTACGACAAGTCCAACTTCACAGGATTCGAGTGCACGTCGTTCATTGGTGGCTCGTCGACCTGCAACACGGTGCAGCTGGTAGGAAGCCGTGTCGCTGTGGCGAACCTCGAGGTGAGGTTCCCGCTGATTCGCAGATTCGATCTCGGATCACTGCCGGTAGGTCTTCCCCCGGTCGAAGGACTCCTGTTCTTCGACGCGGGAATGGCATGGAACGCGCGCCAGAGCGTGTCGCTGACGCGGCCGGACAACTACGACTTCACGCTCCAGCGATATCCATTGCGCAGCTTCGGAGCGGGCATTCGCGTCAATCTGTTCAACATTGCAATTCTGAAGTGGGACTATGCAAAGCCGCTCGACGTGGAAGGACGTAAGGCGAACTGGACCTTCTCAGTGGGGCCGAGCTTCTAA
- a CDS encoding SPOR domain-containing protein: MRRLIALTLAVAACSGGDDRQASDTSRPATVSRGPDALALRIPRDGGTARAYLFANLDSAIWSASGSPPVGRVLAFDQDAGLVALTDDKGQPRRLDLRLGQARIASKAKLIGVASANGSEIYGIDAKGLIVRLTPSGDWTFEPPKTPQALFPQPNGQLVIASAAGTSTKVWLIHPPDSTILDSASLSVVARGARTQAGDRLYFTSQRGLAGVRTRELSPLKEVRLPGDAAAMAPTPSGDRVYIALTETPRIVVLDRYSESISGTIDLPGAAIDLRVDPMGQLLLAKPADGADSAWVVAIGTGKVVGSIPTTWTTDLPAFAHSSTIATLRGADVVFVDGATLSEVRTARGGGKDYWYFFYWNGFRPRSADLDQPVTFTPPDSIVRSDTIPQQLDSTRGPPPLRDASPTMVPPPASFPPPAAPPVAPSTSGTPGQTTRSPGFLVSFAALLSESQARSTAAAIEVGGVRARVLATQTGGTAIFRVVLGPYTTREQAERVGRESKRQYWVYEAGT; encoded by the coding sequence TTGCGGCGGCTGATCGCGCTGACGCTTGCCGTCGCCGCATGTAGCGGCGGCGACGACAGGCAAGCGTCGGACACCTCGCGACCGGCGACAGTATCCCGCGGGCCGGACGCACTTGCGCTGCGCATCCCGCGCGACGGCGGCACCGCGCGAGCATACCTTTTCGCTAACCTCGACTCAGCGATCTGGTCCGCGAGCGGATCACCGCCGGTCGGCCGCGTCCTCGCGTTCGATCAGGACGCCGGACTCGTTGCGCTCACCGACGACAAGGGACAGCCTCGACGCCTGGATCTTCGTCTTGGCCAGGCGCGCATAGCCTCCAAGGCAAAACTGATTGGCGTCGCCTCGGCCAACGGCAGCGAGATCTACGGGATTGACGCGAAGGGGTTGATTGTGCGCCTTACACCCAGCGGAGACTGGACGTTCGAGCCGCCGAAAACTCCTCAGGCACTCTTTCCGCAGCCGAACGGACAGCTCGTCATCGCAAGCGCGGCCGGTACGTCGACGAAAGTGTGGCTCATCCATCCTCCCGATTCAACGATTCTCGACAGCGCCTCTCTTTCGGTTGTCGCCAGGGGTGCGAGGACGCAGGCCGGCGACAGGCTGTACTTCACCTCACAACGCGGACTGGCTGGGGTCCGGACCCGCGAGCTCTCCCCGCTGAAGGAGGTTCGCCTGCCAGGCGACGCTGCGGCGATGGCGCCAACGCCGAGCGGCGACCGGGTTTACATCGCATTGACTGAAACGCCGCGGATCGTAGTGCTCGACCGATACAGCGAATCGATATCCGGAACGATCGACCTCCCGGGAGCAGCGATCGATCTTCGCGTCGATCCGATGGGGCAGCTGCTACTGGCGAAGCCGGCCGACGGAGCCGATTCTGCCTGGGTCGTCGCAATCGGAACCGGCAAAGTCGTCGGCAGCATTCCAACGACGTGGACGACGGACCTTCCCGCTTTCGCGCATTCGTCTACGATCGCGACTCTCCGCGGAGCGGATGTCGTCTTTGTCGATGGAGCGACGCTCAGCGAAGTTCGCACAGCTCGAGGCGGAGGAAAGGATTACTGGTATTTTTTCTATTGGAACGGCTTCCGACCGCGTTCGGCTGACCTCGATCAGCCGGTGACATTCACTCCGCCTGATTCGATTGTGCGCAGCGACACTATTCCGCAACAGCTCGACAGTACTCGAGGCCCGCCGCCGCTGAGGGATGCCTCACCCACGATGGTTCCACCTCCGGCAAGCTTTCCGCCTCCCGCTGCACCGCCGGTTGCGCCGTCCACGTCCGGTACGCCCGGCCAAACGACTCGCTCGCCGGGATTTCTCGTGTCATTCGCCGCGCTGCTCAGTGAAAGCCAGGCGCGAAGCACCGCCGCCGCGATTGAGGTTGGAGGTGTTCGCGCCAGGGTTCTCGCGACCCAGACAGGTGGGACGGCGATATTCAGGGTCGTGCTCGGACCTTACACTACCAGGGAGCAAGCCGAGCGCGTCGGCCGGGAGTCGAAGCGGCAATACTGGGTGTACGAGGCCGGCACGTGA